The following proteins are encoded in a genomic region of Nocardioides renjunii:
- a CDS encoding MFS transporter produces the protein MSARGPIWREPGMAPLVVMTCAGFSGYAVLLTVAPLWAVDGGATTAGSGLVNGVLLLFTVLTQLFVPRALRRFGWGPVLAVGLVLLGVPGVLLSLSNELGVVLGLSAVRGIGFGVLTVTGSAAVAALVDPRRRGEAIGTYGLAVAVPNLVLLPAGPWIAESFGYWVTFAVSALPLAGIPAALRLASALRLSAPDLHPGTSASPDPNDPESAAYRRLLRPMLLLLAVTLAGGAVITFTPQMVDSPSVAAGGLLLMGLAAALSRWRVGVLADRYGARRFLVPLVPLTGVGMALVSWSVADSDGVRVGSFLVAMLLVGLSYGGLQNLTLVVSFTAVSRRHHNLASAVWNVGFDAGTALGSVAVGVIAELTSFATAFLVAGALAVATLPLALQRPAATERDG, from the coding sequence GTGAGCGCGCGGGGCCCGATCTGGCGCGAGCCGGGCATGGCGCCGCTGGTCGTGATGACGTGCGCGGGATTCTCCGGGTACGCAGTGCTGCTCACGGTCGCTCCGCTGTGGGCGGTCGACGGTGGGGCGACCACCGCCGGGTCCGGACTCGTCAACGGCGTGCTCCTGCTCTTCACGGTGCTGACCCAGCTGTTCGTCCCACGCGCTCTGCGGCGCTTCGGGTGGGGACCGGTGCTCGCTGTCGGCCTGGTCCTGCTCGGTGTCCCCGGCGTCCTGCTGTCACTCAGCAACGAGCTCGGCGTCGTCCTCGGCCTCTCGGCGGTCCGCGGGATCGGGTTCGGTGTCCTCACCGTCACCGGCAGTGCCGCAGTCGCCGCTCTGGTGGATCCGAGGCGGCGCGGGGAGGCGATCGGGACCTACGGCCTCGCTGTCGCGGTGCCGAACCTCGTGCTCCTCCCCGCCGGACCGTGGATCGCCGAGAGCTTCGGCTACTGGGTGACGTTCGCCGTGAGCGCTCTACCTCTGGCCGGCATCCCCGCGGCGCTCCGTCTCGCGTCGGCCCTCCGCCTCAGCGCACCGGACCTGCACCCCGGCACGTCCGCGTCGCCCGACCCGAACGACCCGGAGTCCGCTGCCTATCGCCGGCTGCTGCGGCCGATGCTGCTGTTGCTCGCGGTCACCTTGGCGGGCGGTGCGGTGATCACCTTCACGCCCCAGATGGTCGACAGCCCGTCGGTCGCGGCCGGCGGCCTGCTGCTGATGGGGCTGGCTGCCGCGCTGAGCCGGTGGCGGGTCGGGGTGCTGGCGGATCGCTACGGCGCCCGACGTTTCCTCGTGCCCCTGGTCCCTCTCACCGGGGTGGGGATGGCGCTCGTGTCGTGGTCGGTCGCGGACTCCGACGGCGTCCGCGTCGGCTCCTTCCTCGTCGCCATGCTCCTGGTCGGCCTGTCCTACGGAGGTCTGCAGAACCTGACGCTCGTGGTCTCCTTCACGGCCGTCTCCCGCCGGCACCACAACCTCGCGAGCGCGGTCTGGAACGTCGGCTTCGATGCGGGTACGGCGCTGGGCTCGGTGGCCGTCGGGGTGATCGCCGAGCTCACGTCCTTCGCCACCGCCTTCCTGGTAGCCGGCGCGCTCGCCGTGGCGACGCTTCCGCTTGCTCTGCAGCGACCGGCCGCCACCGAGAGGGACGGCTGA
- the hrpB gene encoding ATP-dependent helicase HrpB translates to MTIGPPRPAGRVRHTSGVSDALRHLLAAPPDLPVIVGLAPLAEALRARGVAVVQAPPGTGKTTLVPPAVAEVVAGRVVVTQPSRIAARAAARRLAHLLGEPVGETVGYSVRGDRRTSRRTRVEIVTTGVLLRRIQSDPELLGVGAVVLDEVHERHLDADLTLALLVDVRANLREDLSLVAMSATIEAERTAALLGDGGAPVIRVPGALHPVDAVWCPLPAGVRRTDDRGITPAFHDHVAATVRRALVGHQGDVLVFVPGVAEVEATVRRLAGVDAAVHALHGRLSGAEQDRALSEGPRRRVIVSTAVAESSLTVPGVRVVVDAGFSREPRTDHRRGLASLVTVAVSRAAAEQRAGRAGRLGPGTVLRCWSEAEHAHLAAHPDPEIATADLTAFALEVACWGTHDVQDMALLDQPPAHALAAAKEVLVGLGAMTEDGRATSRGRVMAGVPTDPRLARALIDGVGLVGAERAAEVVAMLSEDVRAPGGDLVAALRTLRADQRAGSWRRQVARLQEVGAGHGAAGDRSEASHARALTDDVAVGLVVALAHPDRIARKRSGASSYLMASGTGAALDSRAPGPLAGLEWLAVGDAERRPGQRDARIRAAAPLTEDLALEAAGSLWTEVDRVTWTGGRVLARRRTLLGAIELSSAPLRDPPAQAVSDAIREAVASEGLALLSWTEAATALRARLDFLHRALGDPWPDVSDAALTRDLDSWLGLQLARVRSAHDLRRVDVTAALRAMVPWPEAGRLDDLAPERVEVPSGSAVRIDYSQDQPVLAVRLQEVFGWTAAPVLADGRVPLLLHLLSPARRPAAVTADLESFWDNGYPGVRADLRGRYPKHAWPEDPRSAPATARTNRGRRG, encoded by the coding sequence ATGACCATAGGCCCGCCTCGGCCAGCGGGGCGCGTCAGGCACACTTCAGGAGTGTCCGACGCGCTGCGCCACCTGCTCGCAGCGCCGCCCGACCTCCCGGTCATCGTGGGACTGGCCCCTCTTGCCGAGGCGCTCCGCGCCCGCGGAGTCGCGGTGGTCCAGGCACCTCCGGGCACCGGCAAGACGACGTTGGTCCCCCCTGCGGTCGCCGAGGTCGTCGCCGGACGGGTCGTCGTCACCCAGCCCAGCCGCATCGCGGCCCGCGCTGCTGCCCGCCGTCTGGCCCACCTGCTGGGCGAACCGGTCGGTGAGACGGTCGGGTACTCCGTACGAGGAGATCGACGCACCAGTCGCCGTACGCGTGTCGAGATCGTCACCACCGGTGTGCTGCTCCGGCGGATCCAGTCCGATCCCGAGCTGCTCGGTGTCGGGGCCGTGGTGCTCGACGAGGTGCACGAGCGCCACCTGGACGCCGACCTCACCCTGGCGCTGCTCGTCGACGTCCGGGCCAACCTTCGTGAGGACCTCTCCCTGGTGGCGATGTCGGCCACCATCGAGGCTGAACGGACGGCCGCCCTGCTCGGTGACGGAGGCGCTCCGGTGATCCGCGTCCCGGGTGCCCTGCACCCGGTCGACGCGGTCTGGTGCCCGCTGCCCGCGGGGGTGCGCCGCACCGACGACCGGGGAATCACGCCGGCCTTCCACGACCACGTGGCGGCGACCGTGCGCCGTGCGCTGGTCGGGCACCAGGGAGACGTCCTGGTGTTCGTGCCGGGCGTCGCGGAGGTCGAGGCAACCGTACGTCGCCTTGCCGGCGTGGACGCGGCCGTGCACGCCCTGCACGGACGGCTGTCCGGCGCCGAGCAGGACCGTGCGCTGAGCGAGGGCCCTCGTCGGCGAGTGATCGTCTCGACCGCGGTTGCCGAGTCGTCGCTGACGGTGCCCGGCGTACGCGTCGTCGTCGATGCCGGGTTCTCGCGCGAGCCGCGCACCGATCACCGTCGCGGACTGGCCTCCCTGGTCACCGTCGCGGTGAGCCGGGCAGCGGCCGAGCAGCGGGCGGGGCGGGCCGGACGTCTTGGTCCGGGGACCGTGCTGCGGTGCTGGTCCGAGGCGGAGCACGCGCACCTGGCCGCTCACCCGGACCCCGAGATCGCCACCGCCGACCTGACGGCCTTCGCCCTGGAGGTGGCGTGCTGGGGCACCCACGACGTCCAGGACATGGCGCTGCTCGACCAGCCCCCGGCGCACGCACTGGCGGCGGCCAAGGAGGTGCTGGTGGGGCTGGGGGCGATGACCGAGGACGGGAGGGCCACCTCGCGGGGCCGGGTGATGGCTGGCGTGCCGACCGATCCCCGGCTGGCGCGCGCCCTCATCGACGGGGTCGGTCTCGTCGGGGCCGAGCGGGCCGCAGAGGTGGTCGCGATGCTGAGCGAGGACGTGCGCGCTCCCGGCGGAGACCTGGTGGCTGCGCTCCGGACACTGCGCGCTGACCAGCGGGCAGGATCGTGGCGCCGTCAGGTCGCGCGCCTGCAGGAGGTCGGTGCCGGGCACGGCGCCGCCGGCGACCGCAGCGAGGCCTCGCACGCCCGAGCACTCACCGACGACGTGGCGGTGGGTCTGGTGGTGGCCCTGGCGCATCCGGACCGGATCGCACGCAAGCGCTCGGGCGCGTCGAGCTACCTGATGGCCTCCGGGACAGGCGCGGCGCTCGACTCGCGCGCCCCGGGGCCGCTCGCCGGACTCGAGTGGCTCGCTGTCGGAGACGCGGAGCGACGGCCCGGGCAACGTGACGCCCGCATCCGCGCGGCGGCGCCCCTCACCGAGGACCTCGCGCTGGAGGCAGCGGGATCGCTGTGGACCGAGGTGGACCGGGTCACCTGGACCGGCGGGCGGGTGCTGGCTCGCCGACGGACGTTGCTGGGCGCGATCGAGCTCAGCTCGGCCCCGCTCCGCGATCCACCCGCGCAGGCCGTGAGCGACGCGATCCGGGAGGCGGTCGCGAGCGAGGGGCTCGCGCTGCTCTCCTGGACGGAGGCGGCCACGGCGCTCCGCGCCCGCCTCGACTTCCTGCACCGCGCGCTCGGTGACCCGTGGCCCGACGTGAGCGACGCAGCGCTGACCCGGGACCTCGACTCCTGGCTCGGGCTGCAGCTGGCACGGGTCCGCTCGGCGCACGATCTTCGTCGGGTCGACGTGACCGCCGCTCTCAGGGCGATGGTGCCGTGGCCGGAGGCGGGCAGGCTCGACGACCTGGCCCCGGAGCGCGTGGAGGTGCCCAGCGGGTCGGCCGTGCGGATCGACTACTCCCAGGACCAGCCGGTGCTCGCCGTGCGACTGCAGGAGGTCTTCGGCTGGACCGCAGCGCCGGTCCTGGCCGACGGCAGGGTCCCGCTCCTGCTGCACCTGCTCTCTCCCGCGCGCCGCCCGGCCGCCGTGACCGCGGACCTCGAGTCCTTCTGGGACAACGGCTACCCGGGCGTGCGTGCCGACCTGCGCGGGCGCTATCCCAAGCACGCGTGGCCCGAGGATCCCCGCAGCGCACCCGCCACCGCGCGGACGAACCGAGGTCGCCGAGGCTGA
- a CDS encoding DUF480 domain-containing protein, with product MRDLPVLDATDQRILGSLLEKQTTVPSSYPLSANALVAACNQRSSREPVTDLDQQTVERTAKSLKERGLLRIVWSDTGRRTLKYHQILDEHLALEPDERALLTVMLLRGPQAPGELRTRTERLHGFADRGQVEECLRRMASRPQPLVRELERRSGQQDPRWIHLLGVAPEQDPGESGPADSADPSRIRVTQVIADLHVSDLPASRTFYSDYLGLTEEEFNLGWVARHTSPVSGATLQVMTSDATAPADPVVSVMVDDVEAAYRQAQERGYEIVHPLTTEAWGVTRFFVRAPDGNVLNIVQQHAT from the coding sequence GTGAGAGACCTCCCCGTCCTCGATGCGACTGACCAGCGCATCCTCGGCAGCCTGCTGGAGAAGCAGACGACCGTGCCCAGCAGCTATCCCCTCTCCGCGAACGCACTCGTGGCGGCGTGCAACCAGAGGAGCAGCCGCGAGCCCGTCACCGACCTCGACCAGCAGACCGTCGAGCGGACCGCGAAGTCGCTCAAGGAGCGCGGGCTGCTGCGGATCGTGTGGTCCGACACCGGTCGCCGGACCTTGAAGTACCACCAGATCCTCGACGAGCACCTCGCCCTCGAGCCCGACGAGCGAGCGCTGCTCACCGTCATGCTGCTCCGCGGCCCGCAGGCGCCGGGTGAGCTGCGCACCCGCACCGAGCGGCTGCACGGGTTCGCCGACCGGGGCCAGGTCGAGGAGTGCCTGCGCCGGATGGCGAGCCGCCCGCAACCACTGGTGCGCGAGCTCGAGCGCCGGTCGGGCCAGCAGGATCCGCGCTGGATCCACCTCCTGGGCGTCGCACCGGAGCAGGACCCGGGCGAGAGCGGCCCGGCTGACAGTGCCGACCCGTCACGCATCCGCGTCACGCAGGTCATCGCCGATCTCCACGTCTCGGACCTTCCCGCCTCCAGGACTTTCTACAGCGACTACCTCGGGTTGACCGAGGAGGAGTTCAACCTCGGCTGGGTGGCCCGTCACACGTCGCCGGTGTCCGGGGCGACGCTCCAGGTGATGACGAGCGATGCCACCGCGCCCGCGGACCCCGTCGTCTCGGTCATGGTCGACGACGTCGAGGCCGCCTACCGCCAAGCACAGGAGCGTGGGTACGAGATCGTGCACCCCCTGACGACCGAGGCATGGGGCGTGACCCGCTTCTTCGTCCGCGCTCCCGACGGCAACGTGCTCAACATCGTGCAGCAGCACGCAACCTGA
- a CDS encoding MerR family transcriptional regulator, with amino-acid sequence MTDDQMYSIGDLARRSGLPTRTVRFYSDAGVVPESARSHAGYRRYDQEAVARLDLVRTLRDLGLPLDTIRSVLAAQTSLSEVARTHVSLLDEQIRTLRLRRAVLRAVATTETTTPRAVLMHQLVTMSEFERQRLIDEFLDEAFGGVDANPELLELLRSMRPELPEDAEPAKVQAWVELAELVRDPDFRAAVRRMAEFQASERANGDQTGLHHDLTVRVIERVRANIALEIDPTSPAAAATVDELVGAYATTFQRTDTAGYRSEILHRLEIAADLRTQRYLHLLALINGWTPQPDLTLVFDWFTRALRVHDVPESTGTQARRGVSDVPDRRRNGVAG; translated from the coding sequence GTGACCGACGACCAGATGTACTCGATAGGCGACCTTGCGCGGCGCAGCGGCCTGCCCACCCGCACCGTCCGGTTCTACTCCGACGCCGGGGTCGTGCCCGAGAGCGCGCGCAGCCATGCCGGGTACCGGCGCTACGACCAGGAGGCCGTTGCTCGGCTGGACCTCGTGCGCACGTTGCGTGACCTGGGTCTGCCGCTCGACACGATCCGGTCCGTACTCGCAGCGCAGACGTCGTTGAGCGAGGTGGCCAGGACCCACGTCTCGCTCTTGGACGAGCAGATCCGGACTCTCCGGCTACGGCGAGCGGTGCTCCGAGCCGTGGCCACCACCGAGACCACGACACCGAGGGCGGTCCTCATGCACCAGCTCGTCACCATGTCCGAGTTCGAGCGGCAGCGACTGATCGACGAGTTCCTCGACGAGGCGTTCGGTGGCGTCGACGCCAACCCGGAGCTGCTCGAGCTCCTGCGCAGCATGCGCCCGGAGCTTCCAGAGGACGCCGAGCCCGCAAAGGTGCAGGCGTGGGTCGAGCTGGCCGAGCTCGTTCGCGATCCCGACTTCCGTGCCGCGGTGCGGCGCATGGCCGAGTTCCAGGCGTCCGAACGCGCGAACGGCGACCAGACGGGCCTGCACCACGACCTCACCGTGCGCGTGATCGAACGGGTCCGAGCGAACATCGCCTTGGAGATCGACCCCACGTCACCAGCCGCTGCCGCCACCGTCGACGAGCTCGTCGGTGCCTATGCCACGACCTTCCAACGCACGGACACCGCCGGATACCGCTCCGAGATCCTGCATCGGCTCGAGATCGCAGCAGATCTCCGCACCCAGCGCTACCTCCACCTGCTCGCGCTCATCAACGGCTGGACACCACAGCCAGACCTCACCCTCGTCTTCGACTGGTTCACCCGCGCCCTCCGCGTGCACGACGTTCCCGAGAGCACAGGGACGCAGGCGCGTCGTGGGGTTTCAGATGTCCCCGACAGGCGGCGGAACGGCGTTGCCGGCTAG
- a CDS encoding Ltp family lipoprotein: protein MKKLVIALTAMIAVLAPVAATAPASAAPAASSAAASPRSQAIAMAYNYIRTMPFSKGGLADQLEYEGFSPAVANSAVNSIRVNWRVQAVKMAKRYLQTMPFSCEGLIDQLVYEQFSYANASYGAYQTNAC from the coding sequence ATGAAGAAGCTCGTCATCGCCCTGACCGCCATGATCGCGGTGCTCGCACCTGTCGCCGCCACCGCGCCGGCCTCTGCTGCGCCGGCCGCGTCGTCGGCCGCGGCGTCGCCCCGTTCGCAGGCGATCGCCATGGCTTACAACTACATCCGCACCATGCCCTTCTCGAAGGGCGGACTGGCCGACCAGCTCGAGTACGAGGGGTTCAGCCCCGCCGTCGCCAACTCGGCCGTCAACAGCATTCGCGTCAACTGGCGCGTCCAGGCCGTGAAGATGGCCAAGCGCTACCTGCAGACGATGCCGTTCTCCTGCGAGGGTCTCATCGACCAGCTCGTCTACGAGCAGTTCTCCTACGCCAACGCCTCGTACGGCGCGTACCAGACGAACGCCTGCTGA
- a CDS encoding GPGG-motif small membrane protein, translating to MAFLLWILAVILVVAGIVSLVRGQVLWGIVLIIVGLLVGPGGVSLFTK from the coding sequence ATGGCATTTCTGCTGTGGATCCTTGCCGTCATCCTCGTGGTGGCCGGCATCGTCTCGCTCGTCCGGGGTCAGGTGCTCTGGGGCATCGTCCTCATCATCGTCGGCCTGCTGGTGGGCCCGGGTGGAGTCAGCCTCTTCACGAAGTAG
- a CDS encoding NAD(P)-binding domain-containing protein, which yields MAYLVKQSHRAPAQTVPVPVDESLPRACVIGAGSSGITAAKHLYLAGIPFDCFEMGHDIGGTWVLDNSNGQSACYDSLEINTSCPRMAYSDFPMPADYPPYARHDQVAAYFDQYVDHFGFRHTITFNTTVEDVSRTADGRWHVRVTGPGGTETRTYDAVLVANGHHWDPRWPEPAYPGTFDGDQLHAHDYRSADQVEGRDVVVVGAGNSAMDIAVDASATARTTTWSVRRSEWVLRKFFLGRPSDQAALPGWMPWRVTAARLRLGATVAGSLTKYGLPDPSHKPGQSHPVQSEKIRDRLEAGAVTAKPGIERLDGDRVVFVDGSSVPADLIVWATGYRVSFPFLDPDLVSAPGNELPLWKRTVHPDLPGLYFLGLLQAIGAVMPLAEAQSAWIADTLTGRYVPPSDAVVRRQMAAEHARDRRQFYDSPRHTMEVDFDHYLWDLARERKAGRARAAASRTSSVEPTAPVPAATGGGGVRRTVARLALRAVGWRTAGEVPERGVLVGAPHTSNWDWVLTLLLGWSYGITIRLLVKKELFVGPLGWLLRRTGAVELDRKNPSATIKELIAEAEGGAPWLLGLAAEGTRSRGDYWKSGFYRIARQTGLPITLAFLDVPSRTVGWGPTFHPTGDVGADMDVVREFYADKTGFHPEGFTPPRLREEERDTLPPKG from the coding sequence ATGGCCTACCTTGTCAAGCAGTCCCACCGCGCACCGGCCCAGACCGTCCCGGTGCCGGTCGACGAGTCGCTGCCCCGCGCCTGCGTCATCGGGGCCGGCTCCTCGGGCATCACGGCCGCCAAGCACCTCTACCTGGCCGGCATCCCGTTCGACTGCTTCGAGATGGGCCACGACATCGGCGGGACCTGGGTCCTCGACAACTCCAACGGCCAGTCGGCCTGCTACGACTCGCTCGAGATCAACACCTCGTGCCCGCGGATGGCCTACTCCGACTTCCCGATGCCGGCGGACTACCCGCCCTACGCCCGCCACGACCAGGTCGCTGCCTACTTCGACCAGTACGTCGACCACTTCGGCTTCCGCCACACGATCACCTTCAACACGACCGTCGAGGACGTCTCGCGCACCGCCGACGGCCGCTGGCACGTCCGCGTCACCGGCCCCGGCGGCACGGAGACCCGGACCTACGACGCGGTCCTCGTCGCCAACGGGCACCACTGGGACCCGCGCTGGCCCGAGCCTGCCTACCCCGGCACGTTCGACGGCGACCAGCTGCACGCGCACGACTACCGCTCGGCCGACCAGGTCGAGGGCCGCGACGTCGTGGTCGTCGGCGCCGGCAACTCCGCGATGGACATCGCCGTCGACGCCTCCGCCACGGCGCGTACGACGACGTGGTCGGTGCGGCGCAGCGAGTGGGTGCTGCGCAAGTTCTTCCTCGGCCGGCCGTCGGACCAGGCGGCCCTGCCCGGCTGGATGCCGTGGCGGGTGACCGCCGCCCGGCTGCGGCTCGGCGCGACGGTCGCCGGCAGCCTGACGAAGTACGGCCTGCCCGACCCCAGCCACAAGCCCGGCCAGTCGCACCCCGTGCAGTCGGAGAAGATCCGCGACCGGCTCGAGGCGGGCGCCGTCACCGCCAAGCCGGGCATCGAGCGCCTCGACGGCGACCGCGTGGTCTTCGTCGACGGCTCGAGCGTCCCGGCCGACCTGATCGTGTGGGCCACCGGCTACCGGGTGAGCTTCCCGTTCCTCGACCCCGACCTGGTCTCCGCCCCCGGCAACGAGCTGCCGCTGTGGAAGCGGACGGTCCACCCCGACCTCCCCGGCCTCTACTTCCTCGGCCTGCTCCAGGCCATCGGCGCCGTCATGCCGCTGGCGGAGGCGCAGTCGGCGTGGATCGCCGACACGCTGACCGGCCGCTACGTCCCTCCGTCCGACGCGGTCGTCCGACGCCAGATGGCCGCGGAGCACGCGCGCGACAGGCGCCAGTTCTACGACTCGCCGCGGCACACGATGGAGGTCGACTTCGACCACTACCTGTGGGACCTCGCGCGCGAGCGCAAGGCGGGTCGCGCCCGGGCCGCCGCGTCCCGCACGTCCTCGGTCGAGCCGACCGCACCCGTCCCGGCGGCGACCGGCGGCGGGGGAGTGCGGCGTACGGTCGCGCGCCTTGCCCTGCGCGCCGTCGGCTGGAGGACGGCGGGAGAGGTGCCCGAGCGTGGCGTGCTCGTCGGCGCCCCGCACACGTCCAACTGGGACTGGGTGCTGACCCTGCTGCTCGGCTGGAGCTACGGGATCACCATCCGGCTGCTGGTCAAGAAGGAGCTCTTCGTCGGGCCGCTGGGCTGGCTGCTGCGGCGCACCGGCGCCGTCGAGCTCGACCGCAAGAACCCGTCGGCGACGATCAAGGAGCTGATCGCCGAGGCCGAGGGCGGCGCCCCGTGGCTGCTCGGACTCGCGGCCGAGGGCACGCGCTCGCGTGGCGACTACTGGAAGTCCGGCTTCTACCGGATCGCGCGCCAGACCGGCCTCCCGATCACCCTCGCCTTCCTCGACGTGCCGTCACGGACCGTGGGCTGGGGGCCGACGTTCCACCCGACCGGCGACGTGGGCGCCGACATGGACGTCGTGCGCGAGTTCTATGCGGACAAGACCGGCTTCCACCCCGAGGGGTTCACGCCTCCGCGCCTGCGCGAGGAGGAGCGAGACACCCTCCCTCCGAAGGGGTGA
- a CDS encoding GroES family chaperonin, whose product MATGGSAPIKMLHDRVLVEVDQEAGERRSSGGIVIPATAAMGARRLAWSRVIAVGPHARAVEVGDRVLFDPEDKSEVEVHGEVYVVMRERDVHAVAAERLEGGSTGLYL is encoded by the coding sequence ATGGCGACGGGCGGCAGCGCCCCGATCAAGATGCTGCACGACCGGGTGCTGGTCGAGGTCGACCAGGAGGCCGGCGAGCGCCGCTCCAGCGGCGGCATCGTCATCCCCGCCACCGCGGCGATGGGCGCCCGGCGACTGGCCTGGTCCCGCGTGATCGCCGTCGGCCCGCACGCGCGGGCCGTCGAGGTCGGCGACCGGGTGCTGTTCGACCCCGAGGACAAGTCCGAGGTCGAGGTCCACGGCGAGGTCTACGTCGTCATGCGCGAGCGCGACGTCCACGCCGTCGCCGCCGAGCGCCTCGAGGGCGGCTCCACCGGGCTCTACCTCTGA
- a CDS encoding DUF3618 domain-containing protein, protein MTQDMSALEREIEETRQRLASTIDQLAHRAHPKTIVGRQVAAVKASFVDPGTGEPRTDNILKAAGAVVGVVVLLVIVRRVAS, encoded by the coding sequence GTGACCCAGGACATGAGCGCGCTCGAGCGCGAGATCGAGGAGACGCGGCAGCGTCTGGCCTCGACCATCGACCAGCTCGCCCACCGCGCCCACCCCAAGACCATCGTCGGTCGCCAGGTGGCGGCGGTGAAGGCCAGCTTCGTGGACCCCGGCACGGGTGAGCCGCGCACCGACAACATCCTCAAGGCCGCGGGCGCCGTCGTCGGCGTCGTCGTCCTGCTCGTGATCGTGCGAAGGGTCGCGAGCTGA
- a CDS encoding energy-coupling factor ABC transporter ATP-binding protein yields MTTANPPDGGETSGAVLDVRGLAFAYPDGHQALFGVDLRVDRGERVALLGPNGAGKTTLVLHLNGILTAGRGSVAVSGLPVAKQHLREIRRRVGIVFQDPDDQLFLGTVRQDVAFGPANLGLKGAALERRVMDALERVGMADFVDRPPHHLSYGQRRRVAVATVLAMEPEVLVLDEPSSNLDPASRRELADILRSLDVTVLMVTHDLPYALELCPRSVVLSEGVVVADRPTFDVLTDEALMAAHRLELPWGFDPRRIDSLPR; encoded by the coding sequence GTGACCACCGCCAACCCGCCGGACGGGGGTGAGACGTCCGGCGCCGTGCTCGACGTCCGCGGGCTCGCCTTCGCCTACCCCGACGGCCACCAGGCGCTCTTCGGTGTGGACCTGCGCGTCGACCGCGGCGAGCGGGTGGCGCTCCTCGGCCCCAACGGCGCCGGCAAGACCACGCTCGTGCTGCACCTCAACGGCATCCTGACCGCCGGGAGGGGATCGGTGGCTGTCAGCGGCCTGCCCGTCGCCAAGCAGCACCTGCGCGAGATCCGCCGCCGGGTCGGCATCGTCTTCCAGGACCCCGACGACCAGCTCTTCCTCGGCACCGTGCGCCAGGACGTCGCCTTCGGCCCCGCCAACCTGGGCCTCAAGGGCGCCGCGCTGGAGCGCCGGGTGATGGACGCCCTGGAGCGTGTCGGCATGGCCGACTTCGTCGACCGGCCGCCCCACCACCTGTCCTACGGCCAGCGACGCCGCGTGGCGGTCGCCACGGTGCTGGCGATGGAGCCGGAGGTGCTGGTGCTCGACGAGCCCTCGTCCAACCTCGACCCGGCCTCGCGCCGCGAGCTGGCCGACATCCTCCGCAGCCTCGACGTGACGGTCCTGATGGTGACCCACGACCTGCCCTACGCGCTGGAGCTCTGCCCACGCAGCGTCGTGCTGAGCGAGGGGGTGGTGGTGGCCGACCGGCCGACGTTCGACGTGCTCACCGACGAGGCGCTGATGGCCGCGCACCGGCTGGAGCTGCCGTGGGGCTTCGACCCGCGGCGGATTGATAGCCTGCCCCGGTGA
- the cbiQ gene encoding cobalt ECF transporter T component CbiQ, protein MGAGHGHRLHFHAHSPVHRAPAHLKVLALLGFMLLVVATPREAYALFALEALVLLGVIAVSRVPLTYLLPRMVVELPFAVFAVLMPFISHGPRTEVLGVTVSEPGLAAGVALLVKGSIGVLASLTLAATTEPEDLLRGLQRLRMPELVVQIMGFMIRYLDVVTAELARMMTALRSRGCDPRSPRHWPVLARSLGALFIRSYERGERVHLAMLSRGYDGKLPS, encoded by the coding sequence ATGGGCGCGGGGCACGGGCACCGCCTCCACTTCCACGCCCACAGCCCGGTCCACCGCGCCCCCGCGCACCTCAAGGTCCTCGCGCTGCTGGGGTTCATGCTGCTGGTCGTCGCGACCCCGCGGGAGGCGTACGCCCTGTTCGCGCTGGAGGCGCTGGTCCTGCTCGGCGTCATCGCCGTGTCCCGGGTGCCGCTGACCTACCTCCTGCCGCGGATGGTCGTGGAGCTGCCGTTCGCGGTCTTCGCGGTGCTGATGCCGTTCATCTCCCACGGGCCGCGCACCGAGGTCCTGGGTGTGACGGTCTCCGAGCCGGGCCTCGCCGCCGGTGTCGCGCTGCTCGTCAAGGGCAGCATCGGCGTGCTGGCCTCGCTCACCCTCGCCGCCACGACCGAGCCGGAGGACCTGCTCCGCGGCCTCCAGCGGCTGCGCATGCCCGAGCTCGTCGTGCAGATCATGGGGTTCATGATCCGCTACCTCGACGTGGTCACCGCCGAGCTCGCGCGGATGATGACGGCGCTGCGCTCGCGCGGCTGCGACCCGCGCTCCCCGCGGCACTGGCCCGTGCTGGCCCGCTCGCTCGGCGCGCTGTTCATCCGCTCCTACGAGCGCGGCGAGCGCGTCCACCTCGCCATGCTCTCGCGCGGCTACGACGGCAAGCTGCCGTCGTGA
- a CDS encoding PDGLE domain-containing protein, whose translation MSTRRFFAVALVVCLLVAGVASYYASSHPDGLEHVAEQTGFIDSAEDSVTADSPLADYQTSGIDDARTSGGVAGVIGVLVMLALSTGLFWVVRRRQPHDADA comes from the coding sequence GTGAGCACCCGTCGCTTCTTCGCCGTCGCGCTGGTCGTCTGCCTGCTCGTGGCGGGTGTCGCCAGCTACTACGCCAGCTCGCACCCCGACGGCCTCGAGCACGTCGCGGAGCAGACCGGCTTCATCGACTCGGCGGAGGACTCCGTCACCGCCGACAGCCCGCTCGCGGACTACCAGACCTCCGGCATCGACGACGCCCGCACCAGCGGCGGGGTCGCCGGGGTGATCGGCGTCCTGGTCATGCTCGCGCTCAGCACCGGCCTGTTCTGGGTGGTCCGGCGGCGCCAGCCCCACGACGCGGACGCCTGA